The following proteins are encoded in a genomic region of Pyrus communis chromosome 11, drPyrComm1.1, whole genome shotgun sequence:
- the LOC137709050 gene encoding arginine decarboxylase 1, chloroplastic-like produces the protein MATNSQIPENPESKSQEEQNPLAIVPSAADNSHWSPSLSIDLYRIDAWGGPYFTVNSSGNVAVRPHGKATLPHQEIDLLKIVKKVSDTKPDCGLGLQLLLIVRLPDVLKNRLESLQGAFDLAIRSHDYGSHHQGVYPMKCNQDRFVVEDIVKFGSPFRFGLEAGSKPGLLLAMSCLCKGNPDALLICNGFKDLEYISLALFARKLALKTVIVLEQEEELDLVVDFSQKLGVRPVIGVRAKLKTKHSGHFGSTSGEKGKTQTHTARIRVELPRRLSSPVQDEVGLW, from the coding sequence ATGGCCACCAACTCCCAAATCCCAGAAAACCCAGAATCCAAATCGCAGGAGGAGCAAAACCCACTTGCCATTGTGCCTTCCGCCGCCGACAATTCCCATTGGTCCCCGTCCCTCTCGATCGACCTCTACCGAATCGACGCCTGGGGTGGGCCCTACTTCACCGTCAATTCCTCCGGCAACGTTGCCGTCCGTCCTCACGGGAAGGCGACTCTGCCGCACCAGGAGATCGATCTGCTGAAGATCGTGAAGAAGGTTTCGGATACGAAACCGGACTGCGGGCTCGGGTTGCAGCTACTGCTCATTGTTCGCCTGCCCGATGTGCTCAAGAACCGGCTCGAGTCGCTCCAGGGCGCCTTCGATCTGGCGATCCGGTCCCACGACTACGGCTCCCACCACCAGGGCGTGTACCCGATGAAATGCAACCAGGACCGATTCGTCGTGGAGGACATTGTGAAGTTTGGATCGCCGTTCCGGTTCGGACTGGAAGCCGGGTCGAAGCCGGGGCTCCTCTTGGCCATGAGCTGCTTATGCAAAGGTAATCCCGATGCCCTTCTCATCTGCAATGGGTTCAAAGACTTGGAATACATTTCTCTGGCGCTGTTTGCTCGCAAGCTCGCCTTGAAAACCGTGATTGTTCTCGAGCAAGAGGAGGAGCTCGATTTGGTCGTTGATTTTAGTCAGAAGCTCGGCGTTCGACCTGTGATTGGCGTCCGCGCTAAGCTCAAGACCAAGCATTCGGGCCATTTTGGTTCGACGTCGGGCGAGAAGGGGAAAACACAGACCCACACAGCGAGAATTCGGGTTGAGCTGCCTCGCAGGCTATCTTCGCCTGTCCAAGATGAAGTTGGATTGTGGTGA